Sequence from the Puntigrus tetrazona isolate hp1 chromosome 11, ASM1883169v1, whole genome shotgun sequence genome:
gttctttaaaatatcactttacattaaggtctcatttgttaacattagttgcATTAGTCAACATTAAAGTTGATAAGTAAATGCAATTGTCCATTGCTTGCGTTTGTTCATAGTGCATTAAAGAGATCCCATgatttttcatgtttgggtgaaccatccctttatcTAACGTAACACATAGgacttttgatttaaaaatatatttgtaaatgctgTAGAAATTCTGTCCATTGCAAGAGCAGTTCTTGTAAAcaaatttttacagtgtttaacTAATTTTTATTCTTAACAAATAAACCCACATTGTgttgtaaagtatttttatcTTCCCTAGAAGCAAttaagtcatacaggtttgacaCAAtaaattgacagaattttctctttttttggatgaactatacCATTAAGAAATACAGTAGTCACAATCAACATATGACCTTTGGCTTTGAAGATGTGTACATGTGTTTGTCAAAGAGCCATGAATGACAGCAACACGTAATTTTACACAAGCATCAGCTGGTCAAGACATCAGCTTCACAGTAGCGTCTCATTGGAATAGAGTCTCCGATCTGCCGGTCAGAAAGTGTAACTGACACCCCAAAACTTGTCCTCATATTTTGACCCGTGAGTTCCAGGACTGGACTTGACCCTGTCTTATTGTAATTTCCAATTACGACCAGTCTACTGAGTCAGGAAGTTCTCGTTCACAACATTACTTCAGCCTTGTCAACACAAGCCGGCAGATTAACAAGGCTGATGGAGCATCAGAGGAAGACCACATGAGAGCGGAAACACTTTGTCGCTATATGCGGAGGAGTAGAAAACAGGTCCATTGACAATTTCGCATGCGGAAAACCTCCATTCAAACCCCGTCCTGGATGCCACCGTTAAACTTCCGAGTGCAGACTTTGGTGTGAGAAGCTCCTGTTAGGGAATAGAGCCCCATCCTGCAAGGAACATAGCGATTAGATCTCATCTGTGTCTCTGGTCTGAGGTATCTGTCTGCACACCGTCAGTCTCACCTTTTAATGCGGCTGATCTGCTCGCACAAGAAGGACAGGTACTGAGTGAGCTTCACCATGGCGATGATGAGCGTGCCCCCCACCAGCGTGCACGTGGGCCAGAGGAGCGAGCTAATGATGGCCCCGCGGCCGTAGAGACGCGTCAGGAGGACGCTGTCCTGCTGCTCCGAGGGGTCGTAGTAACACAGGACCTGCTGGTGCGTCTTCAGACGCTCTGAGATGTTCATCACAATGCTGTGCATCAGCGTGTGGTCCCTATGCACTTTGGGATGTAAAAACACTGCAGGGAAAGAAGGAAGTGCTTTTACTAGGAAGGAATTATTTCTATAGAGATAATCTTTAgattgatgcatttttttggcttctatacattcaaatatgtggactttcattaattttttaacaataaatatattaatcaaaaataaattaaatgtaatattcgtacaaatgaattaaaattcattatattcaggattttttaaatatttttggaagaTTTATAGGGATGCAGTTGTAATGAAGAAAAaggctaaaaatatttttttcactattaaaCATAGTATTTAAGCACATTAGCATAatactttgttattttatttatttatttaattttggaaAACAATGATTGAGATCATGGAGATAAATTTATACATGGGTCAAAGACGTTAAGTTATCTGcaaaagaaatttacaaaagtgattttatgtccatagaaagcagaCTATTTGGAAGTTAATTATCAaattttaaggttaaaaaaataaaatgtagaaataatattacattgttataatattacataatattacaacattacattcaatttaacacaatatttctgtaaaaaaatcaaaccaCATACTTATTCTGACTAgtacatattaaaacaaaataagtataacaaattgtatgtgtatatatatatatatgatgaataAGGGAGCGTATggcattttactgttttaaattagtaaactgaaatggatttttgttgtaaatattttagtggGTGTTTATGTAAATcagaaaaaattgtttttataaatgtatttatttgctcagaaaaacaaaaattcaatttcagttaaatagaaaactttacatgtttttaagaaaacaacaattttttgtattacactttaaaaatggcatttaacAGCAACCTGACTACATTGGTTGTATCAACAAacataattgaataaaaatcagAAGCTTTAAAATAAGTGTGCATGGCGTTACAGAAGAACTGCCCATGCTTCACTATTCACAGGTAATGTGATATATCTCTACACATATGGATAGGTGTGGTGTACCTCAGGGTTGGCCTCGTGGGCCTCCTCGTTGTATGACAGCCGCAGAACTTTGCTGGTGAAGTTCAGACCGACGAATACTTGAAGACAGGGAAACCTGGAGTTCTTCCTGCACTCTGAGCCACAGCTGTAGCTGCAGTTAATCTCAGCAACTATGCTAGAGTTCAGTACTGTGCAGTTTGACTCCTCTGTCCAAATGCTGAGAGAAAAGAAATGAGAgaagtggaaaaaaatgtaagaaatcaTGTGTAATggtgttaaatgcatttataatacaaGATGAGGCGAGATGGCTGGTGGTTAACATGGTGCTGGAGAGCTTactacagttttacattttcaagagcCTTAATATTGATtaggttcaggtgtgtttgactaAAGCTGAAATGAAACCCTGCAGGAGGTAGATTTAGAGGAGCAGGGCTGAGCACACCTGACCTAATGTGAACCTTAACCTGTGGAGAAGTCAAATTACTTCCTAATGAGCTCTTCTTGCATGCTGTTGAAGAGCATGTTGGAGGTAAAGTGAGCATAAACTCAAagcaaaatgtactttattttatgaacGTTGCTCCACTTTTGCACTTTTTCCAGTGACATTGTCAGTTCCTCTTACTATTTCTACCTCTCCTTCTAGCCAGTTTCATATAAAGATCTGTTCTTAAGTAATAAAATCAAGTATTTTTTCCTCTAACTGTAATGTAAGATTTTCAAGATTATGAGTGCCTCATTTTATACagctacatttttaattttcgaTCATTGcttccataaatattttattgcattagcatttttttttgttataaacagGTAATATGCTGAGATACTGGGTAAACACCAAATCCGCCAAGAAACAAAAACCTACAAAATTGTCGGTCAAATATTTTGCTAATATTCAGCACATTATTAGCCATTCCTTTTACAACTCGCaacaaattatataatcataGTTACGTTTATTTTTATCTGAAGTGACACGCTAAGTACGATATGTACATCAGTGTCACCCTCCATGTTCACTAGGGTACACATTGGTGATTTGGCTCTGCTGTGGTGGCCGATTGCATgttagtgtttgtgtttgtgccaGGCCTTTTGTCTCCTACTCTATGAATAACAGACCTTGTGTTCTTTGGCTATTCCAAAGGCTCAGCTGCCTCTTTAATTGCCTTTGACCACAGTGTATGCCAGCCCTTATCTGCGTGCAGTCTGTGGTGGGTCAGTGGTATTTGGAAGAGCTCTACAGGACTCCGTTAGGCTCCTGTATCTCCATGTCACGGTCAAAAAGGAATGACATCGGCAAATTTTTGGTACATTGTGGAAAATAGAATTAGTTCGTTACACTGAGCGATTGTGTTTGTGGGTATTTCATAAGCAGAAAACCGCATTTCTGTACGGAATTAAATCTTCACAGACTGTGCTGAAGCGTTTACtcagaaattaatattaaatcatcaCTTTTACTAAATTGCATTAGGCAAACTTTAATTTCCTTCAATGAAAAAGGAAACTGAGTACATGGTGTAACAGTATTaaggtgttgttgttgttgttgacgtTGCCGTTTTTTTAGGAAACAGTTGCATAACCACTGTATTTAActcacaacacaaaacaaacatgctacATGTAGCATGAGCAGTTTTTGACGTAAATTAGATTAGTatcatttcagaaatgtaaagcaaaaacagaatggTCTGATTTCAGCTTTGTGTAATTAGGCTACATAAATATATctgcaacaaaaaaactgactgTGACTCTCTGAGAGAGTCCCTGTAACCGTTGGCTACCGttgtaaacaaagcagcactgcgctTTTTTCATTATGCAATATGGAAAATACCATCTTAACATTTCTGAAGACAGTTAGTTCCCCTCATATGAACTCCTAGCCCCAATTTTCTTGTAGGACTTTCTTCCAATATTCCTTGCATTTTGAACAGTCACTTTGCTATAGTATTTTCTTAAACCAGTTTACCATTTGTACCTGCACTATTAcctaatattaaatgtattgctcaTAATCACTATTCAATTCAGCATGTGAATAGAGAGAAATTACAGAATGCCCCTTTAATTCTGTGCTTtcgatgtgtttttgtgcagttcTGTTCTTGGGAAGGTTTCTGGGCATCTTTACCTGTCTGAGTACGAGCGCACCATTGTGATGCCTAACACAAAGTACATCATGGCAGAGAAAAGGATCATGCTGAGGCCTAAGAGAATGGCTCTGTCCTCTCCAGCCTTCAGTGCTGTGACAGTCCTCCTCTTCTCCAAAATATCATACTCTCGAATCTTCTGATAAAAGGTCCTGCTTGGGTTGCATAAGTCACAAGACAcacaaagggggaaaaaatgaaggCATGGTATGTGCCTAATAGAACAAGATATTGCTTCAAGAATCCTTTCGCCTGAtcttattacataaaaaatgtttgaggACAAGAATTAGGTTGGTTCAGAACTCCTAAGACACTGCTACTGTCCTATTATATATGCATAGTTCCTTTCCAAATATTTAGCTCATGATTCTTTAATCATGTTTTGACAGCAGGTCATATTGCTTTTGAAGATTATGCATGGGTGTGAAGGCAAGCTGTCTAACCTGTCTATCTTTATCAGTGACCTTTTGATAATTACTGTGAGTACAGTGGTCAAAAGCATCACTAACTCACAACACACTTCCTGTGATTAGTTCACGTCAGAATCCAACATTAGTTTGATCAATTAAAATTGCATTCACTCATAATGTTAAATCAGTGCAGAACAAAAGTTACACTTACTGCTAATAACAGTGAGTGAATTTCCATGCATTAAATAGctactgtaaatacattaaaacctTGATGCATCGATTACAGAATGATGAGAGGAATTTTTATTCAGaaggaaatgaaaatgttgGCTCATTCAAgttttaatgttgaaattaaatgttgGAAAATGTTgctgttgtaaataaataataacttgtatattttatgtttaatacatgttcatattttttcaatactttGTTTTGAGCCATTCACGATTCagttaaagcacatttttaaatactctcataatttaataacactgttaaatcatttattctgtattttcacttttaaacaaattattgtagtttttgttgtcacattttagttattttttagttatcagctgtaacaaaattatttaatagtaatttgtttttaaattatttaaaaagtaaaatgtattctatttatatatatatcatacttTATTTCAAGGTTTCCTTGTTACATGTTGCATACACTTGCTATTATAATAGCATAATAATTCTTATTTACATGCAAATCAActtaaaccaaaccctaatcaTAAGGTGCATGTAGATTAATAATATTGCTTGGTAcctaaatgcataattacacaaatttaacaaagaaaccttaaaataaattttagtttacagttattttttttgacGTATTACCCCTCTGTACTTAAATGCAACCACCTTACTGAGACCCTAGAAAATTGTCAAATCTGGTTCacttagttagttagttagttagttagttagttagttagttagctGGGTCTTTATACTTTACCTTCTCTCACTTCCTGATCCCTGAGCTCCTTTACTTCCAGCCCACAGAAACATTCTCCCAGTTATTCCAGTGTGTGCGGCTCTTTCTGAAGCACTCAAAAAAGACTGCCGGGTTGAcctgatgaggaaaaaaaacactgttagtCGACCATGTGCTTCTCTCCACACAGGTTCGTTTGCAGACTGCTCCCAGCGCAAAAAGACAGATGTgtctttctgtaaaaaaaaacaaaaacatcaacagcCTTCAACCACAATCTTAAAAAGATGACTTCATCATTGTGACAAACATATTAAGTCCAAAAGGAGAATCCATCAAAAAAGAAAGTTTCTATAATCCTCAGCAGCGAACAAAGTCCATCTCATGTGCTTGGAAGCAGTTCTTGGTAAATAAAACTCACTCTAGGCATTGAACTAAGCATCTGCTCCTTCATTTCCTGCCTGTTGGTTTGTTATTGACTATTCATGGGCTGGCGAGTGGCAGGgtggaaaataataatgagaGTAGTGAGCAAGGAGAGGAGGACCATTCACGGCATTGATCCCTTCCTCCAGCcctggcagagagagagagagagagagagtgagtgagagaggaaagagagagggagtcTCCTCCTCCCCTGCACCCTGTTGCTGATTGGTGTTGATGGAGAGTCCTGTAGCATCAAGGTGACACAGGTGTTTTGGGGCACGCGCTTGCGAATGACTGACTGCACGCTTCTGCCCTCAGATGCTGTCCAGACTCATCACCCAGCCTGTTCTTTACACAGAGTccattgtgcatttatatgtaaatcTGATACAAAGAGCTGAGATTGTGTTATTTGTTATAATCAAGCACTTAGTGGGATAGTGtgctagatatatatatatatatatatatatatatatatatatatatatatatatatatatacactttttttttcagttgtgaATTCCAGTTAATCTCAGTCAAACTGAATTCAAGTTCATGCATTTTTAGCAATAAGaataattctttatatatatttgctgctttattgtgtaatttattattcatattttgataaataattcttttagatattacagattatatataatatttttttttttttcagattttatttttaaacagcttGACAGTACAAGATCACTAACAGTCTTCTTGATGATCTTTTTTGGACGAACTATACCTCATTTGTGCAAAagtgatttatatatttctgcaaCAACAACAGCTGATTGTTACTGGTGGCTTGTGTTTCAGCCCTAAAACATTCTTTTAATTGTAGCTTAATACATTGGTAGAAGATTTAGTGTCGTTAGTCGCGATCATACTAACCATTACTAACATTACTGAATCTTATACCAATGTATTTACAAGGTACTATAGAAAATCTTTTATACAAAATACGTATTGACTGAGCAGTTTCCACTCTCTGGCTGACCTGCTCACAAAGGTGCAGAGCAACACTTTATCTAAAAATCAACAGCGGCAGTGGAGAGCTGTAAACGTCAAAGATGGGAATGTGCCACATATCATATTTGTGAGCGTTGACTCTCTTGCCTATGCTGAGTGGGCCTGATCACAGGGCAGTGAACTAGATATGAGGCAGAAGCAGACAGGAAGCACTGACCCAAGGAAACCCATTGTACCCACTGCACCTTcaaaacagctgttaaaaatgCCAGGGCAAAGTGGCACCGAGAACCACATCCagtgtttttaatatagaaTGGCTGTCTTTAAAAAGCTTGGTATCGTCTGGGCAGTTGGTATTTGCCCTTCTGGTCACCTTAGCTGGGTAAGTGACGTCTTACAAGAGCCTTTTttgttactaaaaaaaacacagacatctGGCATTCACCCAAAACAGCTGGAACGTTCAATCTGGCTGCACATGATGGGATTTACTAAACCCATATTGTCACTGCCGTGATTTATGAGCCATTGTTGATACTCCACATTAGCTAAACTATTTTCCCCCTGTCCCAGTAGTGCAACAATagccatttttaattaattaattaattatttatttttttctaagtCACAAGCTACTTTCAAAGTCCAAAAGTTCCAAAAAATACTTTCAGCTTGTtcaaaaaatgattcattgatttcACAAACTCTCTTTTTGTGACATAATCTTTTTGTGACATGAtcattattaatagttttaactgttttaatgcgtttttgttgtattcattggcatgcataaacatgcatttgttttgacaCACAAAGTTTTTTTCAATAGCAAAATAGATAAACACTGCTATTTTTACTGCTTTCATTAATTATTCCATCTTAGTAGTTATTTATAGTCGACTTActgatgaattattattatttaaaaaatttgaatCACTAATTCAGGTACCtttgcagcatttaaaaaaaaaaaaaaaaaacctcttttcaattttaatttaatgaatcacATTTAGAACTTAAATCAAAGATTCAGCTGCCtttgcagtgtatttttatagcaaactatttaaatatttgtaacacTTATGAATACAGAATTATATAACACTAATGTTCAATTTATACAATATTGTTGTATGATAttgtttactatatatttttatatcaggtctatatatatatatataaatgaaatataaatatacaatataaatttgatggcaaaaattaacttttaagtaacaaaatgctatctatctgtccgtccGTCTATTTATCtacctgtctatctatctatctatctatctatctatctatctatctatctatctatctatctatctatctatctatctatcatagcTAAATACTTCAGTTTGTGAAACCACAGTAGCTCAAAAATACTAAGCTGCAGGAAGTTTAGTTTGTCAGGAGATAAAGATATATTCTGAACTTTGAATAGATGCTGTTTTAGTTATGCTTTTTCAAGCCATTTAGCGTGGTAGACAACATGGGAATGTGTTGTTTCAGGTGAGCTGCTCCTCTGTCTTCAACTAAATGACATGCTAATGTTGCCTTCTGGAGGCCTggcacattaaaatgataaataattgtTGCTCTTTCACATCACAACCGTCTGGATAAAGCCCAGGTGTCTCAGTGCAAAACCAGCTGGGAACCACAACCAGAGTTACTTTCCTCTgtttaaagcaaacattttcaTAGATGTTTACACCTAAACGAAACCTTACCTTTACTCTACTTtactcaaaacacatttcattgaCTTATTTCTCaatctttttttaagatgttgacTCAGAGTGCAGGACATCCCAGTTAGATGCATGTAACTGCTTTTGCTTTCATCGTGTCTCATTAACAACGTTGCATTCATTAGCAATATGATCTCTGTTCACCCTTGTTATTTAACACATAATTACA
This genomic interval carries:
- the LOC122354689 gene encoding LOW QUALITY PROTEIN: calcium-activated potassium channel subunit beta-2-like (The sequence of the model RefSeq protein was modified relative to this genomic sequence to represent the inferred CDS: inserted 1 base in 1 codon); protein product: MFLWAGSKGAQGSGSERRTFYQKIREYDILEKRRTVTALKAGEDRAILLGLSMILFSAMMYFVLGITMVRSYSDSIWTEESNCTVLNSSIVAEINCSYSCGSECRKNSRFPCLQVFVGLNFTSKVLRLSYNEEAHEANPECFYIPKCXRDHTLMHSIVMNISERLKTHQQVLCYYDPSEQQDSVLLTRLYGRGAIISSLLWPTCTLVGGTLIIAMVKLTQYLSFLCEQISRIKR